One part of the Ornithodoros turicata isolate Travis chromosome 2, ASM3712646v1, whole genome shotgun sequence genome encodes these proteins:
- the LOC135385183 gene encoding adenylate cyclase type 10-like isoform X2, which translates to MWGFYRKLAGSDVVPTDATAGTSHAGNRSPAAEESEEGTKGQKKAWVKNLLQKDEKKEEAKPAAEPFVQCDHKTASRCLLNLMPVVSETVSGTLLNGTFLPDICLEVVHERAFSKLPFPKLAMTVVLFADISGFTALTETYSLTGALGIEALTRTLNHFFGHIIQHIFTAGGDIFKFAGDALFCIWKVDDQDKVAETIQTVVDCSLNIQKNYGEWPTCIGVTLRVKIGIATGMLEYHFFNDDYDSVHYSASGQVVEHVRNAEMLCTAGDTILSKEAWGYLQGKNIHQRYTFEPLQDEMVKITGFDPSISEEEKVSFTAFSGVRPALYALNFEDAPLLKRFISPVVVNIKTQEELIFLSEMRHVTIVFVCMPDFIDIDLLTLSAMYRIVSAALKETDGVLNKVITFDKGCSFLAVFGLPGYKGKNETCNALMCSNKLVHEISAMNIKVTAGITSGMTFCGIIGHPLRQEYTVIGRKVNLAARLMSRYSDHRIVCDEDTYQRSVLLMGQNNFQELEWRKLKGIEHMGRVFKVQIATEEEVMEAVPEYKGTVMGMLNEKEVIESFLVDFIVKRRCAKHMVLLRGETGCGKSHLVYWTMKCAERKGYKSASVRAGVRTMRVPFCSACFLLSGLLLSHGLIQPNQDNQTVIEDLLGMELASSTPLVISKGVIRLKNAPTLKLASASSLADVTWQTKAVTQAKDHLIILMERLCTKAPNILVVDDANYMDMLSWELLDKFGQVTAQYPCVVAMTSIPHSERVLPPPHIQKCLAKSVITVEIQPLGKEFLADFCFQRLNVKGVHNQIQRLLKEYTKGNPAAMVEILQVLKQKNLIQIVNSNTIPEARLKREFTVAREDEHETRESKPGEGYLVCDAVGESLMDDVQVPDSLQALTVVRMEMLNEQEIVLLKKASVCGKVFEVSLLKLLSATMTTAEINVAIKKLVEQHFITCAANTTMSNFVFLLEGKVADPPECPQCGQAGSLMRFHSAAVHKTIYATLTYDSRSEIHQDIATCLEENALSCRFCKEYLSVGVYTEATDEALICCVDEIEEEEFCLCTAARVFLNRRDPRVALDVSSHFWELVTCRNAPLYKKMPAIALVIESSHYVHIAYKKQKKLEDTAIKDCIHALEVEKHPRVSDLVSVLNTLIKIVEVRFLRTEINSAVDVGYEAFRIALNVHYTSMLLKILPYLAQTLLYSKNHSKCREVLSHLKHVAEVAEDTVGMALYYGGLAELLVHQFGIDVPALDNVQELYKTCLEFAISQSAKVPYTRNNEIEFYLTAAMAMWTSSCGLDQSCKEWLCRAKKLKSSFYWRSSYWGRRAQRHLSEIKWK; encoded by the exons ATGTGGGGCTTTTACAGGAAGCTTGCCGGCAGCGATGTCGTTCCAACGGATGCCACAGCAGGGACTTCGCATGCTGGCAACCGATCGCCTGCAGCCGAAGAGTCTGAAGAAGGGACAAAAGGACAAAAGA AAGCCTGGGTGAAGAACCTGCTGCAAAAAGATGAGAAAAAAGAGGAAGCTAAGCCTGCTGCCG AGCCCTTCGTACAATGTGACCACAAGACCGCCAGTCGTTGTCTGCTGAACCTTATGCCAGTTGTATCAGAGACTGTGTCGGGCACTCTACTCAACGGGACCTTCTTGCCCGACATCTGTTTAGAAGTGGTCCACGAGCGTGCGTTTTCGAAGCTGCCATTTCCAAAGCTGGCCATGACTGTCGTCCTTTTTGCTGACATCTCCG GATTTACGGCGCTGACGGAGACCTATTCTCTGACCGGAGCGCTGGGGATTGAAGCATTGACGAGGACGCTGAACCATTTTTTCGGCCACATCATTCAGC ATATATTCACGGCCGGTGGGGACATCTTCAAATTTGCCG GTGATGCCCTGTTCTGTATCTGGAAAGTTGACGACCAGGACAAGGTGGCTGAGACCATTCAAACTGTCGTTGACTGCAGCCTCAACATCCAAAAGAACTACGGCGAGTGGCCGACATGCATCGGCGTAACTCTACGAGTCAAAATAG GTATTGCAACAGGAATGCTCGAATATCATTTCTTCAACGACGACTACGACTCCGTCCATTATTCGGCTAGCGGGCAGGTAGTGGAGCACGTCCGCAACGCTGAGATGCTTTGCACCGCAGGGGATACGATCCTGTCAAAGGAGGCCTGGGGCTACCTTCAGGGCAAGAACATCCATCAGCGTTACACGTTCGAACCATTACAGGACGAAATGGTCAAG ATTACAGGTTTTGATCCGTCGATATCCGAAGAGGAGAAAGTGTCCTTCACTGCTTTCTCGGGTGTCCGACCAGCTTTGTATGCTCTCAACTTCGAGGATGCTCCACTCTTGAAGCGCTTCATATCTCCTGTTGTAGTCAAT ATAAAGACCCAAGAAGAGCTCATCTTCCTCTCGGAGATGAGACATGTGACTATTGTGTTCGTTTGCATGCCAGACTTCATAGATATAGACCTGCTAACATTATCAGCCATGTACCGTATTGTGAGCGCAGCCTTGAAGGAAACAGACG GGGTGCTCAACAAGGTGATTACATTTGACAAG GGATGTTCCTTCCTGGCTGTGTTCGGCTTGCCGGGCTACAAGGGAAAGAATGAGACCTGTAATGCACTCATGTGTTCAAACAAGCTCGTGCATGAGATCAGCGCCATGAATAT CAAAGTGACAGCGGGGATCACGTCTGGCATGACCTTCTGCGGAATCATTGGCCATCCACTACGGCAGGAGTATACTG TGATCGGTCGAAAGGTGAACCTTGCTGCGCGCCTTATGAGCCGTTACTCGGACCACCGCATCGTGTGCGACGAGGACACATATCAACGTTCCGTGCTGCTCATGGGCCAAAACAACTTCCAGGAGCTTGAGTGGCGAAAACTCAAGGGCATAGAACACATGGGAAGGGTCTTCAAGGTGCAAATAGCCACCGAAGA GGAAGTCATGGAAGCGGTTCCTGAATACAAGGGAACTGTAATGGGAATGCTCAATGAGAAGGAAGTAATCGAGTCCTTCTTGGTTGACTTCATTGTGAAGCGTCGTTGTGCCAAGCATATGGTTCTTCTTCGAGGGGAAACTGGCTGTGGAAAGAGCCATCTTGTCTACTGGACGATGAAGTGTGCCGAGCGCAAAGGATACAA GTCGGCTTCTGTGAGGGCCGGTGTTCGCACAATGCGAGTGCCTTTCTGCTCTGCATGTTTCTTGCTGAGTGGGCTCCTTTTAAGCCACGGTCTCATCCAGCCCAACCAGGACAACCAGACAGTCATTGAAGACCTGCTGGGAATGGAACTTGCAAGTTCTACGCCGCTCGTCATCAGTAAAGGCGTTATTCGTCTTAAG AATGCGCCTACACTAAAGCTTGCCAGCGCCAGCAGTCTTGCGGACGTAACATGGCAGACCAAGGCTGTTACGCAAGCCAAGGATCATCTCATCATACTCATGGAAAGG CTGTGTACCAAGGCACCCAACATTCTGGTAGTGGACGACGCGAACTATATGGACATGCTGTCCTGGGAACTGCTGGATAAGTTCGGCCAAGTAACCGCCCAGTACCCATGCGTCGTGGCAATGACGAGCATTCCGCATTCCGAAAGGGTACTACCACCGCCACACATTCAGAAGTGCCTTGCCAAATCTGTGATCACTGTGGAGATACAACCGCTGGGTAAAGAATTTCTGGCAGATTTTTGCTTCCAACGGCTGAATGTCAAAGGAGTGCACAACCAGATACAGAG GTTGCTGAAGGAATACACCAAAGGCAATCCCGCAGCTATGGTAGAGATTCTGCAAGTTCTGAAGCAGAAGAACCTCATTCAGATCGTCAACTCTAACACGATACCGGAGGCGAGGCTCAAACGGGAGTTTACGGTAGCTCGTGAGGATGAACATGAGACCCGGGAGAGCAAACCCGGAGAAGGATAC CTCGTCTGTGACGCAGTCGGCGAAAGCCTAATGGATGACGTTCAGGTGCCAGATTCCCTTCAAG CGCTGACTGTGGTGAGAATGGAAATGTTGAACGAACAGGAAATAGTCTTGCTCAAGAAGGCATCCGTTTGCGGGaaagtgttcgaggtgtcgctTCTTAAACTGCTCAGCGCGACTATGACCACCGCCGAG ATTAATGTGGCCATAAAGAAACTGGTGGAACAGCACTTCATCACCTGTGCCGCTAATACAACCATGTCGAACTTTGTGTTCCTGCTCGAGGGCAAAGTGGCCGACCCTCCTGAATGTCCTCAGTGCGGCCAAGCAGGTTCGCTTATGAGATTTCACTCTGCCGCCGTCCACAAAACAATCTACGCGACGCTGACGTACGACAGTCGATCGGAAATCCATCAGGATATAGCGACGTGTCTGGAAGAGAACGCTCTGTCGTGTCGCTTCTGCAAGGAGTACCTCAGCGTTGGTGTCTACACTGAAGCCACAGATGAAGCATTAAT TTGTTGTGTGGATGAAATTGAGGAAGAAGAGTTCTGTTTGTGCACGGCGGCAAGGGTGTTCCTCAACCGCAGAGATCCCAGGGTGGCATTGGATGTTTCCAGCCACTTCTGGGAACTGGTCACGTGCAGAAATGCACCTCTGTACAAG AAAATGCCTGCTATAGCCTTGGTGATCGAGAGCAGCCATTACGTGCATATTGCttacaaaaagcaaaaaaagctAGAAGACACAGCAATAAAAGA CTGCATCCACGCCCTCGAAGTGGAAAAGCATCCGAGGGTCAGTGACCTGGTGTCAGTGTTGAATACATTGATCAAGATTGTCGAGGTTAGATTTCTGCGCACGGAGATAAACTCTGCCGTCGACGTTG GTTATGAAGCGTTCCGAATCGCTCTGAACGTCCACTACACTTCAATGCTACTGAAGATCTTGCCATACCTCGCACAGACCCTGCTATATAGTAAAAA TCACAGCAAATGTCGGGAAGTGCTGAGCCATCTAAAACACGTGGCAGAGGTGGCCGAAGACACAGTCGGAATGGCTCTTTATTATGGTGGATTGGCAGAACTTCTCGTTCATCAGT TTGGTATCGATGTGCCAGCGCTGGACAATGTGCAAGAACTCTACAAGACGTGCCTGGAGTTTGCCATCAGTCAAAGTGCCAAGGTACCATACACTCGCAACAACGAGATAGAGTTCTACCTCACTGCGGCCATGGCTATGTG GACCTCCTCTTGTGGCCTCGACCAAAGTTGTAAGGAATGGCTCTGCCGTGCAAAGAAGCTTAAGAGTTCCTTCTATTGGCGTTCTTCTTATTGGGGAAGAAGAGCTCAGCGGCATCTTTCAGAGATCAAGTGGAAGTAG
- the LOC135385183 gene encoding adenylate cyclase type 10-like isoform X3, producing the protein MWGFYRKLAGSDVVPTDATAGTSHAGNRSPAAEESEEGTKGQKKAWVKNLLQKDEKKEEAKPAAEPFVQCDHKTASRCLLNLMPVVSETVSGTLLNGTFLPDICLEVVHERAFSKLPFPKLAMTVVLFADISGFTALTETYSLTGALGIEALTRTLNHFFGHIIQHIFTAGGDIFKFAGDALFCIWKVDDQDKVAETIQTVVDCSLNIQKNYGEWPTCIGVTLRVKIGIATGMLEYHFFNDDYDSVHYSASGQVVEHVRNAEMLCTAGDTILSKEAWGYLQGKNIHQRYTFEPLQDEMVKITGFDPSISEEEKVSFTAFSGVRPALYALNFEDAPLLKRFISPVVVNIKTQEELIFLSEMRHVTIVFVCMPDFIDIDLLTLSAMYRIVSAALKETDGVLNKVITFDKGCSFLAVFGLPGYKGKNETCNALMCSNKLVHEISAMNIKVTAGITSGMTFCGIIGHPLRQEYTVIGRKVNLAARLMSRYSDHRIVCDEDTYQRSVLLMGQNNFQELEWRKLKGIEHMGRVFKVQIATEEEVMEAVPEYKGTVMGMLNEKEVIESFLVDFIVKRRCAKHMVLLRGETGCGKSHLVYWTMKCAERKGYKSASVRAGVRTMRVPFCSACFLLSGLLLSHGLIQPNQDNQTVIEDLLGMELASSTPLVISKGVIRLKNAPTLKLASASSLADVTWQTKAVTQAKDHLIILMERLCTKAPNILVVDDANYMDMLSWELLDKFGQVTAQYPCVVAMTSIPHSERVLPPPHIQKCLAKSVITVEIQPLGKEFLADFCFQRLNVKGVHNQIQRLLKEYTKGNPAAMVEILQVLKQKNLIQIVNSNTIPEARLKREFTVAREDEHETRESKPGEGYLVCDAVGESLMDDVQVPDSLQALTVVRMEMLNEQEIVLLKKASVCGKVFEVSLLKLLSATMTTAEKMPAIALVIESSHYVHIAYKKQKKLEDTAIKDCIHALEVEKHPRVSDLVSVLNTLIKIVEVRFLRTEINSAVDVGYEAFRIALNVHYTSMLLKILPYLAQTLLYSKNHSKCREVLSHLKHVAEVAEDTVGMALYYGGLAELLVHQFGIDVPALDNVQELYKTCLEFAISQSAKVPYTRNNEIEFYLTAAMAMWTSSCGLDQSCKEWLCRAKKLKSSFYWRSSYWGRRAQRHLSEIKWK; encoded by the exons ATGTGGGGCTTTTACAGGAAGCTTGCCGGCAGCGATGTCGTTCCAACGGATGCCACAGCAGGGACTTCGCATGCTGGCAACCGATCGCCTGCAGCCGAAGAGTCTGAAGAAGGGACAAAAGGACAAAAGA AAGCCTGGGTGAAGAACCTGCTGCAAAAAGATGAGAAAAAAGAGGAAGCTAAGCCTGCTGCCG AGCCCTTCGTACAATGTGACCACAAGACCGCCAGTCGTTGTCTGCTGAACCTTATGCCAGTTGTATCAGAGACTGTGTCGGGCACTCTACTCAACGGGACCTTCTTGCCCGACATCTGTTTAGAAGTGGTCCACGAGCGTGCGTTTTCGAAGCTGCCATTTCCAAAGCTGGCCATGACTGTCGTCCTTTTTGCTGACATCTCCG GATTTACGGCGCTGACGGAGACCTATTCTCTGACCGGAGCGCTGGGGATTGAAGCATTGACGAGGACGCTGAACCATTTTTTCGGCCACATCATTCAGC ATATATTCACGGCCGGTGGGGACATCTTCAAATTTGCCG GTGATGCCCTGTTCTGTATCTGGAAAGTTGACGACCAGGACAAGGTGGCTGAGACCATTCAAACTGTCGTTGACTGCAGCCTCAACATCCAAAAGAACTACGGCGAGTGGCCGACATGCATCGGCGTAACTCTACGAGTCAAAATAG GTATTGCAACAGGAATGCTCGAATATCATTTCTTCAACGACGACTACGACTCCGTCCATTATTCGGCTAGCGGGCAGGTAGTGGAGCACGTCCGCAACGCTGAGATGCTTTGCACCGCAGGGGATACGATCCTGTCAAAGGAGGCCTGGGGCTACCTTCAGGGCAAGAACATCCATCAGCGTTACACGTTCGAACCATTACAGGACGAAATGGTCAAG ATTACAGGTTTTGATCCGTCGATATCCGAAGAGGAGAAAGTGTCCTTCACTGCTTTCTCGGGTGTCCGACCAGCTTTGTATGCTCTCAACTTCGAGGATGCTCCACTCTTGAAGCGCTTCATATCTCCTGTTGTAGTCAAT ATAAAGACCCAAGAAGAGCTCATCTTCCTCTCGGAGATGAGACATGTGACTATTGTGTTCGTTTGCATGCCAGACTTCATAGATATAGACCTGCTAACATTATCAGCCATGTACCGTATTGTGAGCGCAGCCTTGAAGGAAACAGACG GGGTGCTCAACAAGGTGATTACATTTGACAAG GGATGTTCCTTCCTGGCTGTGTTCGGCTTGCCGGGCTACAAGGGAAAGAATGAGACCTGTAATGCACTCATGTGTTCAAACAAGCTCGTGCATGAGATCAGCGCCATGAATAT CAAAGTGACAGCGGGGATCACGTCTGGCATGACCTTCTGCGGAATCATTGGCCATCCACTACGGCAGGAGTATACTG TGATCGGTCGAAAGGTGAACCTTGCTGCGCGCCTTATGAGCCGTTACTCGGACCACCGCATCGTGTGCGACGAGGACACATATCAACGTTCCGTGCTGCTCATGGGCCAAAACAACTTCCAGGAGCTTGAGTGGCGAAAACTCAAGGGCATAGAACACATGGGAAGGGTCTTCAAGGTGCAAATAGCCACCGAAGA GGAAGTCATGGAAGCGGTTCCTGAATACAAGGGAACTGTAATGGGAATGCTCAATGAGAAGGAAGTAATCGAGTCCTTCTTGGTTGACTTCATTGTGAAGCGTCGTTGTGCCAAGCATATGGTTCTTCTTCGAGGGGAAACTGGCTGTGGAAAGAGCCATCTTGTCTACTGGACGATGAAGTGTGCCGAGCGCAAAGGATACAA GTCGGCTTCTGTGAGGGCCGGTGTTCGCACAATGCGAGTGCCTTTCTGCTCTGCATGTTTCTTGCTGAGTGGGCTCCTTTTAAGCCACGGTCTCATCCAGCCCAACCAGGACAACCAGACAGTCATTGAAGACCTGCTGGGAATGGAACTTGCAAGTTCTACGCCGCTCGTCATCAGTAAAGGCGTTATTCGTCTTAAG AATGCGCCTACACTAAAGCTTGCCAGCGCCAGCAGTCTTGCGGACGTAACATGGCAGACCAAGGCTGTTACGCAAGCCAAGGATCATCTCATCATACTCATGGAAAGG CTGTGTACCAAGGCACCCAACATTCTGGTAGTGGACGACGCGAACTATATGGACATGCTGTCCTGGGAACTGCTGGATAAGTTCGGCCAAGTAACCGCCCAGTACCCATGCGTCGTGGCAATGACGAGCATTCCGCATTCCGAAAGGGTACTACCACCGCCACACATTCAGAAGTGCCTTGCCAAATCTGTGATCACTGTGGAGATACAACCGCTGGGTAAAGAATTTCTGGCAGATTTTTGCTTCCAACGGCTGAATGTCAAAGGAGTGCACAACCAGATACAGAG GTTGCTGAAGGAATACACCAAAGGCAATCCCGCAGCTATGGTAGAGATTCTGCAAGTTCTGAAGCAGAAGAACCTCATTCAGATCGTCAACTCTAACACGATACCGGAGGCGAGGCTCAAACGGGAGTTTACGGTAGCTCGTGAGGATGAACATGAGACCCGGGAGAGCAAACCCGGAGAAGGATAC CTCGTCTGTGACGCAGTCGGCGAAAGCCTAATGGATGACGTTCAGGTGCCAGATTCCCTTCAAG CGCTGACTGTGGTGAGAATGGAAATGTTGAACGAACAGGAAATAGTCTTGCTCAAGAAGGCATCCGTTTGCGGGaaagtgttcgaggtgtcgctTCTTAAACTGCTCAGCGCGACTATGACCACCGCCGAG AAAATGCCTGCTATAGCCTTGGTGATCGAGAGCAGCCATTACGTGCATATTGCttacaaaaagcaaaaaaagctAGAAGACACAGCAATAAAAGA CTGCATCCACGCCCTCGAAGTGGAAAAGCATCCGAGGGTCAGTGACCTGGTGTCAGTGTTGAATACATTGATCAAGATTGTCGAGGTTAGATTTCTGCGCACGGAGATAAACTCTGCCGTCGACGTTG GTTATGAAGCGTTCCGAATCGCTCTGAACGTCCACTACACTTCAATGCTACTGAAGATCTTGCCATACCTCGCACAGACCCTGCTATATAGTAAAAA TCACAGCAAATGTCGGGAAGTGCTGAGCCATCTAAAACACGTGGCAGAGGTGGCCGAAGACACAGTCGGAATGGCTCTTTATTATGGTGGATTGGCAGAACTTCTCGTTCATCAGT TTGGTATCGATGTGCCAGCGCTGGACAATGTGCAAGAACTCTACAAGACGTGCCTGGAGTTTGCCATCAGTCAAAGTGCCAAGGTACCATACACTCGCAACAACGAGATAGAGTTCTACCTCACTGCGGCCATGGCTATGTG GACCTCCTCTTGTGGCCTCGACCAAAGTTGTAAGGAATGGCTCTGCCGTGCAAAGAAGCTTAAGAGTTCCTTCTATTGGCGTTCTTCTTATTGGGGAAGAAGAGCTCAGCGGCATCTTTCAGAGATCAAGTGGAAGTAG